In Vibrio tritonius, the following are encoded in one genomic region:
- the phoB gene encoding phosphate regulon transcriptional regulator PhoB has product MSRRILVVEDEAPIREMLCFVLEQKGYQAVEAEDYDTAVNKLCEPFPDLVLLDWMLPGGSGINFIKHMKREDMTRNIPVVMLTARGEEEDKVRGLEVGADDYITKPFSPKELVARLKAVIRRVTPTALEDVIDVQGLKLDPVSHRVTAEDRPLDMGPTEFKMLHFFMTHQERVYSREQLLNNVWGTNVYVEDRTVDVHIRRLRKALEDAGHDRLIQTVRGAGYRFSTKA; this is encoded by the coding sequence ATGTCTAGAAGGATTCTGGTTGTAGAGGACGAAGCACCTATTCGTGAAATGCTTTGTTTCGTGCTCGAACAGAAAGGCTATCAAGCTGTTGAAGCAGAAGATTATGACACTGCGGTCAACAAACTATGCGAACCCTTCCCTGATCTTGTTTTGCTAGATTGGATGTTACCTGGCGGTAGTGGGATCAACTTTATCAAGCATATGAAACGCGAGGATATGACGCGAAACATCCCTGTTGTAATGTTAACAGCCCGCGGTGAAGAAGAAGATAAAGTTCGAGGTTTAGAAGTCGGCGCAGATGATTACATCACTAAGCCGTTCTCGCCTAAGGAACTGGTTGCCCGACTGAAAGCGGTTATTCGTCGTGTAACGCCTACTGCCCTTGAAGATGTTATTGATGTTCAAGGTTTGAAATTGGATCCTGTTTCTCATCGTGTTACTGCTGAAGATAGACCGCTAGACATGGGACCAACCGAATTTAAGATGTTGCACTTCTTTATGACACACCAAGAGCGTGTATACAGTCGTGAACAGTTGTTAAATAATGTTTGGGGAACCAATGTGTACGTTGAAGATAGAACCGTCGATGTACATATCCGTCGCTTACGTAAAGCACTGGAAGACGCAGGACACGATCGATTGATCCAAACAGTGCGTGGGGCGGGCTACCGATTCTCAACCAAAGCTTAA